One Neosynechococcus sphagnicola sy1 genomic region harbors:
- a CDS encoding DevA family ABC transporter ATP-binding protein: MAVAISIHHLNHHFGHGQLQKQVLFDIELEINSGEIVIMTGPSGSGKTTLLTLVGGLRSAQSGSLKVLDQELYGAGATELTLARRHNGYIFQAHNLHHSLTALQNVKMGLELHPHLLLPDMEKRAAAMLEHVGLGDRLHSYPDDLSGGQKQRVAIARALVSHPKIVLADEPTAALDKKSGRDVVNLMQTLAKEQGGTILLVTHDNRILDIADRIVYMEDGCLGKNSNALETVG; encoded by the coding sequence ATGGCTGTTGCAATTTCCATTCACCATCTCAATCACCATTTTGGGCACGGTCAATTGCAGAAACAAGTTCTGTTTGACATCGAACTCGAAATCAATAGCGGTGAAATTGTGATTATGACTGGCCCCTCTGGTTCTGGCAAAACCACATTACTGACCCTTGTCGGTGGCTTGCGATCGGCTCAATCTGGAAGCCTGAAAGTCTTAGATCAAGAGCTTTATGGAGCGGGAGCCACAGAGCTTACTCTGGCGCGACGGCACAATGGGTACATCTTTCAAGCCCACAACCTCCATCACAGTTTGACTGCGCTGCAAAACGTCAAGATGGGTTTGGAGTTACACCCTCATTTATTGTTACCAGACATGGAAAAACGTGCCGCTGCAATGCTGGAACACGTCGGGCTGGGAGATCGGCTCCATTCCTATCCGGATGATCTTTCTGGGGGACAAAAGCAACGAGTGGCGATTGCCCGTGCATTGGTCAGTCATCCCAAAATCGTATTAGCCGATGAACCCACAGCTGCCCTGGACAAAAAGTCTGGTCGGGATGTGGTGAACTTAATGCAAACACTTGCTAAAGAACAGGGGGGGACGATCTTACTTGTCACCCACGATAACCGGATTTTGGATATTGCCGATCGCATCGTTTACATGGAAGATGGATGCTTGGGTAAAAATTCTAATGCTTTAGAAACGGTAGGTTAA
- a CDS encoding cation-translocating P-type ATPase, whose product MAVFPAKVLTRRIPVVETLGAATVLCVDKTGTLTFNRMAVKQLFVYDDSRPYPYDVTLHDREPLPEAMHDLVEFGILASRKDPFDPMEKALQLIGQNYLAQTEHLHSDWQLLYEYPLSSKLLAMSCVWEAPTGDLTVAAKGAPEAISDLCHFNPAQHQELAQHIQTMAQEGLRVLGVAKGQRTGTVPKIHPDDPSHPLPHLDADDRLPSRQHDFEFEFVGLLGLEDPVRPTVAPAIAECYSAGIRVVMITGDYPVTAQNIARQIGLTPTEQVITGRELEQMSDAELRDRIQSVNIYARVVPEQKLLIVNALKGSGEMVAMTGDGVNDAPALKSAHIGIAMGERGTDVAREAADLVLLDDDFSSIVESVKLGRRIFDNLKKGMAYTLAVHVPIAGMSLIPVIMGWPLVLLPIHIAFLHLIIDPACTVVFEAEPAELNIMKRPPRNPKESLFSRRTLRLALLQGISVLVVLVVVFAIAYYSGNSALDARALAFTTLIISNLAMILTNRSWSRTIPEMLQAPNAALWWVLGGGIIFLALILYVPILRHLFGFSFLHGDDLLVSLLSGIISILWFEGLKLWNRRPITV is encoded by the coding sequence GTGGCGGTTTTCCCAGCAAAAGTCTTAACCCGTCGGATTCCCGTGGTGGAAACCCTCGGTGCGGCAACGGTGCTCTGCGTCGATAAGACGGGCACCCTGACCTTTAACCGCATGGCCGTTAAGCAGCTGTTTGTCTATGACGATTCCCGTCCCTATCCCTACGATGTCACCCTCCACGACCGCGAACCCTTGCCCGAAGCCATGCATGACTTAGTTGAGTTTGGGATTTTAGCCAGCCGCAAAGACCCGTTTGATCCCATGGAAAAAGCCTTACAGCTGATTGGTCAAAATTACCTGGCGCAAACGGAGCACCTGCATAGTGATTGGCAGCTCCTGTATGAGTATCCCCTCTCCAGTAAACTCCTAGCAATGTCCTGTGTCTGGGAAGCGCCCACCGGGGATTTAACCGTGGCCGCCAAGGGGGCACCGGAGGCGATCTCCGATCTGTGTCATTTCAATCCTGCCCAGCATCAAGAACTGGCTCAACATATTCAAACCATGGCACAGGAAGGATTGCGGGTGCTGGGGGTAGCCAAGGGACAGCGAACTGGCACTGTGCCGAAAATTCACCCTGATGACCCATCCCACCCGCTTCCCCACCTGGACGCTGACGATCGACTCCCCAGCAGACAACACGATTTTGAGTTTGAATTTGTGGGATTACTCGGACTGGAAGATCCAGTGCGGCCCACGGTCGCCCCTGCGATCGCAGAGTGCTACAGTGCTGGCATTCGAGTTGTGATGATCACGGGAGATTACCCCGTCACCGCTCAAAATATCGCCCGTCAAATTGGACTCACCCCGACAGAGCAGGTGATCACAGGTCGGGAACTGGAGCAGATGAGTGACGCTGAATTGCGCGATCGCATCCAATCCGTCAACATATATGCCCGTGTCGTTCCAGAGCAAAAGCTGCTGATTGTGAACGCCCTGAAAGGCAGTGGTGAAATGGTTGCCATGACGGGGGATGGGGTGAACGATGCCCCTGCCCTGAAGTCCGCCCACATTGGGATTGCCATGGGAGAACGGGGGACGGATGTGGCCAGGGAAGCGGCTGATCTGGTGCTGCTAGACGATGATTTCTCTTCGATTGTGGAATCGGTCAAATTAGGGCGACGGATTTTCGACAACCTGAAAAAAGGAATGGCCTATACCTTAGCGGTGCATGTTCCCATTGCCGGAATGTCTCTGATTCCAGTGATCATGGGATGGCCGTTGGTGTTACTGCCAATTCACATTGCCTTTCTGCACCTGATTATTGATCCGGCCTGTACGGTGGTGTTTGAAGCCGAACCCGCTGAACTCAATATTATGAAGCGTCCCCCCCGTAACCCCAAAGAATCCTTGTTCAGTCGTCGAACTTTGCGGCTGGCCTTACTTCAGGGAATCAGTGTTTTGGTGGTACTGGTCGTGGTGTTTGCGATCGCTTACTACAGTGGGAATAGTGCATTGGATGCCCGTGCCCTTGCCTTTACCACATTAATTATCTCCAATCTGGCGATGATTCTCACCAACCGTTCCTGGTCGCGCACCATTCCCGAAATGTTACAGGCTCCTAATGCAGCTCTCTGGTGGGTATTGGGCGGTGGCATTATCTTTCTAGCACTAATTCTTTATGTACCCATCCTCCGCCACTTGTTTGGTTTCTCCTTCCTCCATGGGGATGATCTATTAGTGAGTCTGCTTTCTGGAATCATCAGTATCCTCTGGTTTGAAGGGTTAAAACTCTGGAATCGTCGCCCCATAACGGTTTGA
- a CDS encoding cache domain-containing protein, with amino-acid sequence MVQVDGRISLKLAVKEPSIEMKPWHQRVNPTTWPITVKISVALCLAALVPMGGIAYYNLNQSLAAMEALEYRNLELLALSTANRLDQLITDASRIAIQISEDYEVGQFLAGTTAPERDVFEKSVQQLLNSALLDNSSYSLAALLNQQGTCLAATSPDLIGQNYSYVKGFKRAIRGQTDISSISIIDTKFPNKPGIYFAVPVRLQNQEIVGVTVLKMKATAVWNIVNNVKVGDQGYAFLLDERGMVISHPKDELMYHSLSELPADVKKQLLQEYQVGMAKVGVARIRSLNEPALARIMEKSKMLGHASYYLYRKKLQTIIGFAPLQVKPWVVGINESKEAFLAPLKKLAQENNLSVVVIGGLTGISALFLGRSIAKPIRCLTKAAQDLEQNTYNAEILLPSAKSQDDIGKFVRTFIRMAEQVKAREERLEAQVRELYIEIDQGKKERQVAEITETEYFQQLLQKAKVLRERSIPNNE; translated from the coding sequence ATGGTGCAAGTTGACGGGCGTATCTCCCTAAAATTGGCAGTAAAGGAACCTAGTATTGAGATGAAACCTTGGCATCAACGGGTTAACCCGACAACTTGGCCAATCACGGTCAAAATTTCAGTCGCCCTTTGCCTTGCTGCCTTAGTGCCGATGGGGGGAATTGCCTATTACAATCTTAACCAGAGTCTAGCGGCAATGGAAGCGTTAGAATACCGCAACTTAGAGCTATTAGCGCTGAGTACTGCCAATCGTCTGGATCAACTGATAACAGATGCCAGTCGCATAGCAATTCAGATCAGTGAGGATTATGAGGTCGGTCAATTTCTAGCGGGCACCACTGCCCCAGAGCGAGACGTTTTCGAAAAATCCGTGCAACAACTGCTGAATAGCGCTCTGTTAGATAACTCCAGTTACTCTCTCGCTGCACTTCTGAATCAACAGGGAACCTGTTTAGCCGCTACCAGCCCCGATCTCATTGGACAGAATTACAGTTATGTCAAGGGATTCAAAAGAGCAATTCGGGGTCAGACAGATATTTCTAGCATTTCTATTATTGATACTAAGTTTCCCAACAAACCTGGGATCTACTTTGCAGTTCCTGTTCGGCTTCAGAATCAAGAAATTGTCGGTGTCACTGTATTAAAAATGAAGGCGACAGCGGTGTGGAACATTGTCAACAATGTCAAAGTTGGCGACCAAGGATATGCGTTTTTATTGGATGAAAGAGGCATGGTTATTAGCCATCCCAAAGACGAATTAATGTACCATAGCCTATCTGAACTACCTGCCGACGTCAAGAAACAATTATTGCAAGAATATCAAGTGGGGATGGCAAAAGTTGGGGTTGCCAGGATTCGTAGTCTCAATGAGCCAGCACTGGCTAGAATCATGGAAAAAAGTAAGATGTTGGGCCATGCGAGTTATTACTTGTATCGTAAAAAACTACAAACAATTATTGGGTTTGCACCCTTGCAAGTGAAGCCATGGGTAGTTGGCATCAATGAATCTAAGGAGGCTTTCCTGGCACCCTTAAAAAAGCTAGCTCAAGAAAATAATCTCAGTGTGGTTGTCATTGGTGGACTAACTGGAATTTCAGCTCTATTTTTAGGTCGAAGTATTGCGAAACCAATTCGATGCTTAACGAAAGCAGCTCAAGACTTGGAGCAAAACACCTATAACGCAGAAATCTTACTCCCCAGTGCAAAAAGTCAAGATGACATAGGCAAATTTGTACGTACATTCATAAGAATGGCCGAGCAAGTGAAGGCACGGGAAGAGCGTTTAGAAGCACAGGTTAGAGAACTATATATTGAGATTGATCAGGGCAAAAAGGAGCGTCAAGTTGCTGAAATTACTGAAACCGAATATTTTCAACAGCTCTTGCAAAAAGCGAAAGTATTGCGTGAGCGTTCAATTCCTAATAATGAATAG
- a CDS encoding diacylglycerol kinase, translating into MFPHHQSSTPRKRYDGNSIPSYRPIHKFKIILQGLYVAVISDFSVAYKLVLSIPILVFSFIFKQWVDLTLILLATGMVLSAELFNSAIEILCDFVEPNADSRIGMIKDIAAAATGISIFVWAVTLILECNHIWHLI; encoded by the coding sequence ATGTTTCCCCATCACCAATCATCAACCCCGCGCAAAAGATATGACGGAAATTCTATACCAAGTTATCGTCCGATTCACAAGTTTAAGATTATTCTACAGGGGCTTTATGTCGCCGTTATCTCTGACTTTAGTGTTGCCTACAAACTCGTTCTATCGATTCCAATTCTGGTTTTTTCATTTATTTTCAAACAATGGGTTGATCTGACGTTGATTTTGCTGGCAACTGGAATGGTTCTGTCTGCTGAACTTTTTAATAGTGCGATCGAAATTCTGTGTGATTTTGTCGAACCAAATGCAGATTCTCGGATTGGAATGATTAAAGATATTGCAGCAGCAGCGACGGGCATCAGCATCTTTGTCTGGGCTGTAACGTTGATCCTGGAATGCAATCACATTTGGCACTTGATTTGA
- a CDS encoding TetR/AcrR family transcriptional regulator, with product MTVMTKAKNIERELSAQKTDLILAGAMQEFLEHGYAGARIDKIVEAAGVSKATVYRYFPDKEALFTALIQQMASRKELFRLQNLRSYEEEPILFLRRYATEMLENVAEDPQILTFLRIILGESGRFPELARAFVRNIEKSSLDFLSQYFSTHPKLQIADPEVTARAFIGTLIHFVLLKHVLHSGDIVPMDRDRLLESLLALIIPPPIGNS from the coding sequence ATGACAGTAATGACCAAAGCCAAAAATATAGAGCGAGAGCTATCTGCTCAGAAAACTGATTTGATCTTAGCCGGAGCCATGCAGGAGTTCCTGGAGCACGGGTATGCAGGTGCCCGGATCGATAAGATTGTCGAGGCAGCTGGGGTCTCAAAAGCAACGGTTTATCGATACTTTCCGGATAAGGAAGCTTTGTTTACAGCGTTGATCCAGCAGATGGCCTCCCGAAAAGAACTGTTTCGGCTGCAAAATCTCCGATCCTACGAAGAGGAACCTATCTTATTTTTGAGACGCTATGCCACTGAAATGCTGGAGAATGTTGCCGAAGATCCCCAAATTCTGACCTTCTTAAGAATCATCCTCGGTGAATCAGGCCGCTTTCCAGAGCTGGCACGGGCATTTGTCAGAAATATTGAAAAATCTAGTCTTGACTTTCTCAGTCAATATTTTTCGACCCATCCAAAACTTCAGATTGCCGATCCGGAAGTCACTGCCCGAGCCTTTATTGGTACCTTGATTCATTTTGTGTTGTTAAAGCATGTGCTCCACAGTGGTGATATCGTCCCCATGGATCGCGATCGCCTTTTGGAAAGTCTGTTGGCACTGATTATTCCCCCGCCCATCGGTAACAGCTAA
- a CDS encoding ABC exporter membrane fusion protein, translated as MLQSPFVSSSDGKFRRWVGGAATALVLLGVGAGYGVWRWQLAQKGMSQAAVIRSTEITTVTALGRLEPQGEVIQLSAPTSSNGNRVEQLLVQEGDRVNVGQVIAILDSRDRLQAAYEQAVDEVRVAEAQLAITEAGAKQGEINAQRAEIDRLKAQHQGDMDAEAATVARLTSELQNAATEWNRYQSLYQEGVISASDLDRKRLILDTARRSLEEAKAVLARIQTTSPAQLHQAQATLRRIMEVRPVDIRAHQAEVERAKAAMKQARAALDQAYVRSPMAGEILEIHTRPGEIVANDGIVEMGQTLQMQAIAEVYQSDVGKVHPGQRVRVTSDTIPGALTGTVERVNSLVRRQTMVNTDPSANIDARVVEVHVRLDDASNQKAAKFTNLQVQVVIEQ; from the coding sequence ATGCTACAAAGTCCGTTTGTCAGCAGTTCTGATGGCAAATTCCGACGTTGGGTAGGAGGCGCAGCCACTGCCTTGGTGCTCTTGGGAGTAGGAGCAGGGTACGGAGTTTGGCGATGGCAATTAGCTCAAAAGGGGATGAGCCAAGCTGCTGTCATCCGTTCTACTGAAATCACGACTGTGACCGCATTGGGACGGCTAGAGCCACAGGGGGAGGTGATTCAGCTATCGGCTCCAACCTCTAGCAATGGCAATCGGGTGGAGCAATTGCTGGTGCAGGAGGGCGATCGCGTCAACGTCGGTCAGGTAATTGCGATTTTAGATAGCCGCGATCGCCTGCAAGCCGCCTATGAGCAGGCAGTGGATGAAGTCAGAGTTGCGGAGGCACAACTTGCCATTACCGAGGCAGGTGCCAAACAGGGGGAAATCAATGCCCAGCGAGCCGAAATTGACCGTCTGAAAGCGCAACACCAGGGAGATATGGATGCTGAAGCGGCAACGGTTGCCCGATTAACATCGGAACTGCAAAATGCAGCAACCGAGTGGAACCGCTATCAATCCCTCTATCAAGAGGGTGTGATCTCGGCATCTGATCTCGATCGCAAACGGTTAATCTTAGACACGGCTCGCAGAAGTCTGGAAGAGGCAAAAGCCGTGTTAGCCCGGATTCAAACCACAAGTCCTGCCCAACTGCACCAAGCCCAGGCAACTTTGCGGCGAATTATGGAAGTACGTCCCGTGGATATTCGCGCCCATCAAGCCGAGGTCGAGCGTGCCAAGGCTGCCATGAAGCAGGCCAGAGCCGCATTAGATCAAGCCTACGTGCGATCGCCCATGGCGGGTGAGATTTTAGAGATTCATACCCGTCCTGGAGAAATTGTTGCCAACGATGGCATTGTGGAAATGGGTCAAACTCTGCAGATGCAAGCGATTGCAGAAGTGTATCAAAGTGATGTGGGTAAAGTACATCCCGGACAACGGGTGCGGGTAACCAGCGATACGATTCCGGGTGCCTTGACAGGAACCGTCGAACGCGTGAATTCACTGGTTCGCCGACAAACGATGGTCAACACCGACCCGAGTGCCAACATTGATGCCAGAGTCGTTGAGGTTCACGTCAGGCTAGATGATGCTTCCAATCAGAAAGCCGCCAAGTTCACGAATCTACAAGTTCAGGTCGTGATTGAACAATGA
- the devC gene encoding ABC transporter permease DevC, translated as MMGLIQQLQRRTPLGWLQLSHEKGRFVVAIAGIAFADVLMFMQLGFQSSLYDSNTRVNRSMLADIILLSPKALNLQNLSTFSRRRLLQAMDIPGVKTETGLYINTITWKNPQTRLNATVQVLGFDPDRPAFNLPQVNQQLNKIKLPDVVLFDRGARGKYAEVIAQLQQGKLVTTEVDRRTLTLAGTFFIGASFGADANLITSDQTFLRLFPRRDAASISLGLLRLQPGYDPHQVAVALRSHLPQDVRVLTAQEFVAFEENYWRTASPVGFVFGLGTAMAFVVGVVIVYQVLSTDVNAHLKEYATFKAMGYHNSYLLSVVFEEAIILAFLGFIPGAILPLGLYAIAAKATALPIYMTFTRALMVLTLTVIMCALSGAIATRRLQSADPADMF; from the coding sequence ATGATGGGATTAATTCAACAACTTCAGCGCCGCACTCCACTGGGATGGCTACAACTGAGTCACGAAAAAGGTCGATTCGTAGTCGCGATCGCAGGGATAGCCTTTGCCGATGTGCTGATGTTTATGCAGCTTGGCTTTCAGAGTTCTTTGTATGACAGTAATACCCGTGTTAACCGCTCGATGTTGGCCGATATTATTTTGCTCAGTCCCAAAGCCCTTAACCTGCAAAATCTATCCACATTTTCCCGGCGTCGCCTGCTCCAGGCCATGGATATTCCAGGGGTGAAGACGGAAACCGGGCTTTATATCAATACCATCACCTGGAAAAATCCCCAAACTCGCCTCAATGCCACCGTCCAGGTGTTAGGATTTGACCCCGATCGGCCAGCCTTTAACTTACCGCAAGTCAACCAACAACTGAACAAAATTAAGTTGCCTGATGTAGTGCTCTTCGATCGCGGCGCTAGGGGAAAGTATGCAGAAGTCATTGCCCAACTACAGCAGGGCAAGCTAGTCACCACCGAGGTCGATCGCCGCACTCTAACCCTTGCAGGGACATTCTTTATCGGTGCTTCCTTTGGTGCCGATGCCAACCTGATCACCAGCGATCAAACCTTTTTGCGCCTGTTTCCTCGAAGAGATGCAGCCAGTATTAGTCTCGGCTTGCTGCGGCTGCAGCCTGGGTACGATCCACATCAGGTGGCCGTTGCCTTACGATCCCATCTGCCACAGGATGTCCGGGTACTTACAGCTCAAGAGTTTGTGGCGTTTGAGGAAAACTATTGGAGAACCGCAAGCCCGGTCGGATTCGTTTTTGGTCTGGGTACAGCTATGGCGTTTGTGGTTGGAGTTGTGATTGTCTATCAAGTGCTCTCCACCGATGTGAATGCCCATCTCAAAGAATACGCCACCTTCAAAGCAATGGGATACCACAATTCCTATTTGTTATCCGTGGTGTTTGAAGAAGCAATTATTCTGGCATTTCTAGGATTCATTCCGGGTGCGATTTTACCCTTGGGACTCTACGCCATCGCCGCCAAAGCAACAGCGTTACCAATTTATATGACATTCACCAGAGCACTGATGGTATTAACCCTAACTGTTATCATGTGTGCCCTCTCAGGAGCGATCGCTACTCGGAGACTGCAATCTGCCGATCCAGCGGATATGTTTTAG
- a CDS encoding ATP-binding protein: MIETRLYDRTLEIEQLTDNLLQRLQSYQIHAESVVKARGVRINLASNYNQLQPLPGMNQFAMDHVHPPLTKEMVGNLTGRGSLEKRSPDFYHELDMALLLNPAFQITKETMPHVSSTYYISEQEFINAYPWKPSKVFKFFEGLYQVDSYRLVRPENNPDRKIVWTVAQQRDKNQDLASVPVVTVSAPIYYGDTFWGVISLDVKLQFLDQFARDIARTDRLVMLLEQQGQLLATPIDAGSKNVRFSSVQKVLPPEASQRIKEILADEPGKFHQVGNQLFVYENIKNTPWKILLWIHQQEVLVAILGHTIWGSVIPLLGVILMVVIANSVTRREFIDPASHLVSHIETERQKLEHYLAFGTTIRDQALEPPIPPVPQLWKHWFDVISNIFEENRNLLSRLKIEAKSLATASTALQLVNEKLEEANRTLEQKVEDRTAAMREAMQEAEQARVAAEAANRAKSTFLANMSHELRTPMNAIIGYSEMLIEEAEDLEPEEFVPDLRKIQGSGKHLLALINDLLDLSKIEAGKMELYIESFEIQELVAEVVATIQPLLRQNGNTLEVNLDPAIGTMAADLTKVRQSLFNLLSNACKFTEKGIVALAVSRIHPMDRDWVVLQVKDTGIGMTPEQMGKLFQSFTQADTSTTRKYGGTGLGLAITKRFCQMMGGDISVESQVGQGSTFTIQLPTEVGCHHEISPMTSSAPSIETLSLPDQRMLVLVIDDDPTVGDLAQRFLTREGFRVVSVRGG; the protein is encoded by the coding sequence TTGATTGAAACTAGATTATATGATCGTACCCTAGAGATTGAGCAACTGACAGACAATCTGTTACAGCGGCTTCAGAGTTATCAGATTCATGCCGAGTCCGTGGTGAAAGCCAGGGGGGTTCGGATAAATCTTGCGTCTAACTATAACCAGTTACAGCCGTTACCAGGGATGAATCAGTTTGCCATGGATCATGTTCATCCTCCTCTAACCAAGGAAATGGTCGGCAATCTCACAGGGAGGGGATCTCTGGAAAAGCGCTCCCCAGATTTTTACCATGAACTGGATATGGCGCTGCTTTTAAACCCAGCTTTTCAGATCACAAAAGAAACGATGCCCCATGTCAGTTCTACCTACTATATTTCTGAACAGGAATTTATCAACGCTTATCCTTGGAAGCCCTCGAAGGTATTTAAATTTTTTGAGGGTCTTTATCAGGTAGATTCCTATCGTTTAGTGCGCCCCGAAAATAACCCCGATCGCAAAATTGTGTGGACGGTCGCTCAACAAAGAGATAAGAACCAAGACTTAGCGTCTGTGCCGGTGGTAACGGTGAGTGCTCCGATTTATTATGGGGATACCTTCTGGGGGGTAATATCTCTAGATGTTAAGCTCCAATTTTTGGATCAATTCGCCCGAGATATTGCCAGAACTGATCGTCTAGTCATGCTTCTAGAGCAACAAGGACAGCTCCTAGCCACACCCATTGACGCGGGGTCAAAAAACGTCCGATTCAGTTCAGTCCAAAAAGTTCTACCCCCGGAAGCTAGTCAGAGGATCAAAGAAATTTTAGCTGATGAACCTGGAAAGTTTCATCAGGTGGGAAACCAACTATTTGTTTATGAAAACATCAAGAATACACCTTGGAAGATCCTCCTTTGGATTCACCAACAGGAAGTTTTAGTGGCGATCTTGGGTCACACCATTTGGGGTTCGGTGATTCCGCTCTTAGGAGTTATCTTGATGGTCGTAATCGCCAATAGCGTCACCCGCCGCGAATTCATCGATCCCGCTAGCCATCTCGTCAGCCATATTGAAACTGAACGCCAGAAACTGGAACACTATCTGGCATTTGGTACCACCATTAGAGATCAAGCACTGGAACCTCCCATTCCCCCTGTACCCCAGCTTTGGAAGCATTGGTTTGATGTTATTTCTAATATCTTTGAAGAGAATCGCAACTTGCTAAGCCGCTTAAAAATTGAGGCTAAGTCGCTGGCTACAGCTTCTACAGCACTACAGCTTGTGAATGAAAAACTTGAGGAGGCCAACCGGACTCTGGAGCAAAAAGTAGAAGATCGCACCGCAGCCATGCGAGAGGCCATGCAGGAAGCTGAACAGGCTCGCGTGGCTGCGGAAGCTGCTAATCGGGCAAAAAGCACTTTTCTCGCGAATATGAGCCATGAGTTACGGACTCCGATGAACGCCATTATTGGCTACAGCGAGATGTTGATTGAGGAAGCTGAAGATCTTGAGCCAGAAGAATTTGTCCCAGATCTACGAAAAATTCAAGGCTCGGGAAAACATCTACTGGCATTGATCAATGACCTGCTGGATCTGTCCAAAATTGAGGCAGGGAAAATGGAACTCTACATAGAGTCCTTTGAGATCCAGGAATTAGTGGCGGAGGTGGTTGCAACCATCCAACCGTTGCTACGACAAAACGGTAACACGCTTGAGGTGAACTTGGATCCAGCCATTGGAACGATGGCGGCGGATCTGACAAAGGTACGTCAGAGCTTATTTAATCTTCTCAGTAATGCCTGTAAGTTTACAGAGAAGGGCATTGTTGCCCTCGCGGTCAGCCGCATTCACCCCATGGATCGGGACTGGGTGGTGCTGCAAGTGAAGGACACTGGAATTGGCATGACCCCGGAGCAGATGGGGAAATTGTTCCAGTCTTTCACCCAGGCCGATACATCTACCACCCGCAAGTATGGGGGCACTGGATTGGGGTTGGCGATTACGAAGCGGTTTTGTCAAATGATGGGGGGAGATATCAGCGTTGAGAGTCAGGTGGGTCAGGGCAGTACCTTTACAATTCAGTTGCCAACGGAGGTGGGGTGTCATCACGAAATCTCTCCGATGACCTCATCAGCCCCCAGTATTGAGACTTTATCACTCCCGGATCAGCGAATGTTGGTACTGGTGATTGACGATGATCCGACGGTGGGAGACTTGGCACAGCGGTTTCTCACCCGTGAAGGGTTTCGGGTTGTGAGTGTCCGGGGGGGGTAA
- a CDS encoding 4'-phosphopantetheinyl transferase family protein, which translates to MTKFIFPIDGYSASAPSKTEQWLLAPVTPELPRQQVHLWQADLVVPMAELQVLSSLLSMEENRRADRLRLELHRQRFIAARGYLRVILSRYLDLLPGQLIFTYGAHGKPILETTFSAGRLEFNLSHSHDLCTYAIALDMQVGIDLEYRRPINNVEQLAQRFFSPSEYEQLQSRTPEQRLDCFLQIWTLKEAYLKGTGWGLAGLPEVQVAWAGEAVTGLVLAESGLQWWMHQFQPQPSYLGALVVQSLSPPHLQCWRLVGPLRNS; encoded by the coding sequence TTGACGAAATTCATCTTTCCCATTGATGGGTATTCTGCCTCAGCCCCCAGCAAGACGGAGCAATGGTTATTAGCTCCGGTTACACCGGAACTCCCTCGCCAGCAGGTGCATCTCTGGCAGGCGGACTTAGTGGTGCCCATGGCAGAACTCCAAGTGCTCTCATCCCTTTTGTCAATGGAGGAAAATCGTCGGGCTGATCGGTTGAGATTAGAACTGCATCGACAGCGATTTATTGCAGCGCGGGGATACCTGCGTGTCATCCTCAGCCGTTATCTTGATCTGCTTCCCGGACAACTAATATTTACCTATGGTGCCCATGGAAAACCCATTCTAGAGACAACTTTTAGCGCTGGGAGACTGGAATTTAACCTGTCTCACTCCCATGACCTGTGTACCTACGCGATCGCCCTGGATATGCAGGTAGGGATTGATCTAGAGTACAGACGACCGATCAACAACGTGGAGCAATTAGCCCAGCGGTTTTTTAGTCCCTCGGAATATGAACAACTCCAAAGCCGCACCCCTGAACAGCGACTTGATTGCTTTTTACAGATCTGGACGCTCAAGGAAGCTTATCTGAAAGGGACGGGTTGGGGACTGGCAGGACTGCCGGAGGTTCAGGTGGCCTGGGCAGGGGAGGCGGTGACCGGATTAGTGCTAGCTGAATCTGGTTTGCAATGGTGGATGCATCAGTTCCAGCCTCAACCGAGTTACCTGGGGGCGCTGGTGGTACAAAGCCTATCCCCCCCTCATCTGCAATGTTGGCGCTTGGTGGGGCCGCTTAGGAATTCTTAG